A window from Pelodiscus sinensis isolate JC-2024 chromosome 31, ASM4963464v1, whole genome shotgun sequence encodes these proteins:
- the LOC106731348 gene encoding uncharacterized protein LOC106731348, with protein sequence MEPEGTMEPRQFLEWFEGNQRQQNQVQQERQAQLVQQLTSQFQEQQRLLIQEMAAQQDQWRQTAEKRWGTTTGGPGGAGEGSNLPLRLSKLGPQDDPEAFLTTFEGVASAARWLPEQWATLLAPYLSGPAQLAYRSLAIPDALNYVKVSEAILDQIGHSPETCRQKFRQEGYRTGDRPRAVAQRLREWANRWLEPEQKTWVQVTEMIVLEQFLHILPRDGQRWVRRNQPATFHEAVALMEAHLLAEQEESGGL encoded by the coding sequence ATGGAGCCGGAAGGAACAATGGAACCCCGGCAATTCCTAGAATGGTTCGAGGGGAACCAACGTCAACAGAATCAGGTCCAGCAAGAGCGCCAGGCGCAGCTGGTCCAACAACTGACGAGTCAATTCCAGGAACAACAAAGACTACTGATTCAGGagatggctgcccagcaggaccagtGGCGGCAGACAGCAGAGAAGAGGTGGGGAACCACCACGGGAGGACCAGGAGGAGCCGGGGAAGGATCCAATCTCCCCCTGCGACTTAGCAAGTTGGGTCCCCAGGACGACCCCGAAGCGTTCCTGACCACCTTCGAGGGGGTGGCGTCGGCAGCACGCTGGCTGCCGGAGCAGTGGGCCACCTTGCTGGCCCCCTATTTGAGCGGACCCGCCCAACTGGCGTATCGGAGCCTAGCAATTCCGGACGCCCTGAACTATGTGAAGGTGAGCGAAGCGATATTGGATCAAATAGGACACTCCCCAGAGACCTGTCGACAGAAGTTCCGGCAAGAAGGGTACAGGACCGGGGACAGACCACGAGCGGTGGCCCAGCGGTTGCGGGAGTGGGCAAATCGATGGCTAGAACCGGAACAAAAGACCTGGGTTCAAGTCACAGAAATGATAGTCTTGGAGCAGTTCCTACACATATTACCCCGGGACGGGCAGCGATGGGTCCGAAGAAACCAACCCGCAACCTTCCACGAGGCGGTGGCCCTGATGGAGGCACACCTGCTGGCCGAGCAAGAAGAAAGCGGGGGCCTGTGA